One window of Hoplias malabaricus isolate fHopMal1 chromosome 16, fHopMal1.hap1, whole genome shotgun sequence genomic DNA carries:
- the rpf1 gene encoding ribosome production factor 1 has product MDFVEVPVSEDGPSKKSKVKKQKKKVKRTEEPEGTGPEPETAENPGSSSEVLLPPSFSLKDIKNKQRRQLMFMKLKQEKRKQKLEMRKKRRKEREALGDQAPPKEVPKTIENQRVYDETTVDPEDEEVAYDEGTDEFSAYFNKLINPKVLITTSDRPRGRTVRFCEQLATVIPNAHVYYRRGLALKKIIPQCISRDFTYLMVINEDRKVPNGMVLCHLPDGPTAHFKVSSVRLRKEMKRRGKDPTEHYPEVILNNFTTRLGHNIGRLFAALFPHDPHFVGRQVATFHNQRDFVFFRFHRYIFKNEKKVGIQELGPRFTLKLRSLQKGTFDSKFGEYEWVHKRHEMDSNRRKFHL; this is encoded by the exons ATGGATTTCGTCGAGGTTCCAGTCTCTGAAGATGGACCTagcaagaagagcaaagtaaaaaaacagaagaagaaggtaaAGCGGACGGAGGAACCGGAGGGAACCGGTCCGGAGCCTGAAACGGCTGAGAACCCGGGTTCTTCCTCAGAGGTTTTACTACCCCCGAGCTTCAGCCTCAAAGACATCAAAAACAAACAGCGGCGACAGCTAATGTTTATGAAACTGAAGCAGGAGAAACGCAAG CAAAAACTGGAAatgagaaagaagagaagaaaagaacgAGAAGCGCTTGGTGACCAG GCACCACCAAAAGAAGTTCCAAAGACGATTGAAAATCAGAGGGTATATGACGAGACGACAGTAGACCCAGAGGATGAAGAG GTGGCTTATGATGAAGGCACAGACGAGTTCTCAGCTTACTTTAACAAACTGATAAACCCAAAAGTACTCATCACCACATCAGACAGACCAAGAGGA AGAACAGTGCGGTTTTGTGAGCAGTTAGCAACAGTAATACCAAACGCACATGTGTACTACAGAAGAGGTCTGGCCTTGAAGAAGATCATCCCTCAGTGTATATCACGAGATTTTACATACCTCATGGTTATTAATGAGGACAGAAAAGTGCCCA ATGGTATGGTTCTCTGTCACCTTCCTGATGGACCGACTGCACATTTTAAAGTCAGCAGCGTTCGACTTCGTAAAGAGATGAAG agaagaggaaaagatCCGACAGAACACTACCCAGAGGTCATTCTTAACAACTTCACCACTAGACTGGGCCACAACATCGGCCGCCTGTTTGCTGCACTTTTTCCACACGATCCACATTTTGTTGGTCGCCAGGTCGCCACTTTCCACAACCAGAGAGACTTCGTTTTTTTCAGGTTTCACAG GTATATCTTTAAGAATGAAAAGAAAGTGGGCATTCAGGAACTAGGACCCCGTTTCACTCTGAAGTTGCGGTCCTTGCAGAAAGGGACATTTGATTCAAAGTTTGGGGAGTATGAATGGGTTCATAAG CGTCATGAAATGGACTCCAACAGAAGAAAGTTCCATCTTTGA